In the Calditrichota bacterium genome, one interval contains:
- a CDS encoding response regulator transcription factor, protein MRTRSVLFYDPANGKPNAISSEFLAAGYHCRHASTRTEALQIVESQRPDAVVVFIDRCGEDGYSFCRLVRQQLNLRRMALIMVSSQCSEEDIIRGYEAGADDYVSSLKGPRELVARVGAVIRRISDFDPAKIKVKDIEIDLDQQQVRKSGKPLDLTYIQFKLLYLLASRRDKTFSREEILDRVWGRNVCVTSRTVDVHVKRLREKLGEHKYPSRYIQTVHGTGYRFMQ, encoded by the coding sequence ATGAGAACGCGGAGTGTGTTGTTCTACGACCCCGCGAACGGAAAGCCCAACGCAATCAGCAGCGAGTTCCTCGCAGCAGGGTACCATTGCCGCCATGCGAGCACGCGAACTGAGGCATTGCAAATTGTCGAGAGTCAGAGACCGGATGCGGTGGTGGTGTTCATCGATCGGTGCGGCGAGGACGGCTACTCGTTCTGCCGCTTGGTCAGGCAGCAGCTCAACCTGCGTCGCATGGCGCTCATCATGGTCTCATCGCAGTGCAGCGAAGAGGACATCATCCGCGGCTACGAGGCGGGCGCAGATGACTATGTCAGCAGCCTGAAAGGTCCTCGGGAGCTTGTGGCCCGCGTCGGGGCAGTGATCCGCCGCATCTCTGACTTTGATCCGGCCAAGATAAAGGTCAAGGACATCGAGATCGACTTGGACCAACAGCAGGTGCGCAAGTCGGGCAAGCCCCTGGACCTGACCTACATCCAGTTCAAGCTCCTGTACCTCTTGGCATCACGTCGGGACAAGACCTTCTCCCGCGAGGAGATCCTGGATCGCGTCTGGGGGAGAAACGTGTGCGTTACCTCGCGTACCGTGGATGTGCATGTGAAGCGACTGCGGGAGAAACTCGGCGAGCACAAGTACCCCTCGCGCTACATTCAGACCGTTCACGGCACTGGCTACCGCTTCATGCAGTAA